In Tachysurus vachellii isolate PV-2020 chromosome 3, HZAU_Pvac_v1, whole genome shotgun sequence, one genomic interval encodes:
- the hif1ab gene encoding hypoxia inducible factor 1 subunit alpha b isoform X2, giving the protein MDTGVVTEKKRVSSERRKEKSRDAARCRRGKESEVFYELANQLPLPHNVTSHLDKASIMRLTISYLRMRKLLNSCQTKDETVEESELESQLNSFYLKALEGFLMVLSEDGDMVYLSENVCKCMGLTQFDLTGHSIFDFAHPCDQEEVREMLVHRTGSKKTKELNTERSFFLRMKCTLTSRGRTVNIKSSTWKVLHCTGHVRVQEHSDGSGDGGFKEPSITYLVLICEPIPHPSNIEVPLDSKTFLSRHTLDMKFSYCDERITELMGHEPDDLLNRSVYEYYHALDSDHLNKTHHNLFAKGQATTGQYRMLAKKAGFVWVETQATVIYNPKNSQPQCVVCVNYVLSGIVEEDMVLSLQQTMPEKTVEKEKEKEEEEEVQVEKEDNSIMDMMKLFKKDLLACLDSPNNLYEKLKDEPEALTVLAPAAGDTIISLDFNSSDSEIQLLKEVPLYNDVMLPSTNEKTALPLSPLTPSNSSPDLDKMEPGTEDFSFTSTAHRTKDTANTPSSSTSSSEPSSPADYFHVDSDIGSEFKLDLVEKMFATDTEANTDFNTQEMGDLDLEMLAPYIPMDDDFQLHIPSPLDPLPSSPQTGSDINSLFQQSPPRQPSATSTNISLKPEPSPRIPSPLHLLQEVSSIFVTPFNEVSQALDNSPPMGTPLAKRIQMEDQGVQLSTKVLSVQNAQRKRKLEITSLSQAVGLDALLQSVDEAVEPGKRAKVLEVKGSSLLGGNKTILILPSDVASRLLSSSFETRGLPQLTRYDCEVNAPIQDRHSLLQGEELLRALDQVN; this is encoded by the exons ATGGATACTGGAGTTGTCACCGAAAAGAAAAG GGTGAGCTCGGAGCGCAGGAAGGAGAAGTCAAGGGATGCGGCCCGATGTCGCAGAGGCAAGGAGTCTGAGGTATTTTACGAGCTTGCAAACCAGCTGCCCCTGCCCCACAATGTTACCTCTCACCTGGACAAAGCCTCCATCATGAGACTCACCATCAGTTACCTGCGCATGAGAAAACTGCTGAACTCTTGTCAGACTAAAG atGAAACAGTGGAGGAGTCTGAACTGGAGAGCCAGCTTAACAGCTTCTATCTGAAGGCCCTGGAGGGGTTCCTAATGGTTCTATCTGAGGATGGAGACATGGTCTATCTCTCTGAAAATGTCTGCAAATGCATGGGCCTCACACAG TTCGATTTGACCGGCCACAGCATTTTTGACTTTGCACATCCTTGTGATCAAGAGGAAGTAAGGGAGATGCTGGTGCACAGAACTG GGTCCAAGAAAACCAAGGAGCTAAACACAGAACGAAGCTTTTTCCTGCGCATGAAGTGCACACTCACTAGTAGAGGTCGCACCGTCAACATCAAGTCTTCCACTTGGAAA GTTCTTCACTGCACAGGACACGTGCGTGTTCAGGAGCACAGTGATGGTTCTGGGGATGGGGGTTTTAAAGAGCCTTCCATTACCTATCTGGTCTTGATCTGTGAGCCCATACCTCACCCCTCCAACATCGAGGTGCCTCTGGATAGCAAAACTTTCCTAAGCCGCCATACTCTGGATATGAAGTTCTCATACTGTGATGAAAG AATCACAGAGCTGATGGGACATGAGCCAGATGACCTGCTAAATAGGTCTGTGTACGAATACTACCATGCCCTGGACTCTGACCACCTCAACAAGACACATCATAATT TGTTTGCAAAGGGTCAGGCTACCACAGGTCAATATCGCATGCTAGCCAAGAAAGCAGGCTTTGTATGGGTTGAAACTCAAGCCACCGTCATTTACAACCCCAAGAACTCCCAGcctcagtgtgttgtgtgtgtcaactATGTTCTCAG TGGTATTGTGGAGGAGGACATGGTTCTTTCTCTGCAGCAGACCATGCCTGAGAAGACtgtggagaaggagaaggagaaggaggaggaggaggaggtgcaAGTAGAGAAGGAGGACAATTCAATTATGGATATGATGAAGCTCTTCAAGAAAGACCTGTTGGCCTGCTTGGACAGTCCCAACAACCTGTACGAGAAGCTCAAGGATGAACCAGAAGCCCTCACCGTTCTGGCTCCAGCTGCCGGGGACACCATTATTTCACTTGATTTCAACAGCTCAG ACTCTGAAATACAGCTGTTGAAGGAGGTACCCCTTTACAATGACGTCATGCTGCCCTCCACCAATGAGAAAACTGCTTTGCCGCTGTCACCACTGACACCCAGCAATTCCTCTCCAGATTTGGATAAAATGGAGCCTGGAACAGAGGACTTTTCATTCACGTCCACAGCCCACCGCACCAAGGACACTGCCAATACTCCATCTAGCTCCACCAGTTCCTCAGAG CCCAGTAGTCCTGCAGATTACTTCCATGTTGATTCAGATATTGGTTCTGAATTTAAACTGGATTTGGTTGAGAAAATGTTTGCTACTGACACAGAAGCCAACACAGATTTTAACACACAG GAAATGGGAGATCTTGACCTTGAGATGCTCGCCCCATATATTCCGATGGATGATGACTTCCAGCTGCATATCCCCTCCCCTCTGGACCCACTCCCTTCTAGTCCTCAGACTGGTTCTGATATTAACTCTCTTTTCCAGCAGTCACCCCCTCGCCAACCTTCAGCAACCAGTAccaatatttctttaaaaccaGAGCCATCACCCCGCATCCCCTCTCCCCTCCACCTGCTGCAGGAAGTGAGCAGCATCTTTGTCACACCCTTCAATGAGGTCTCACAAGCCCTTGACAACAGCCCACCGATGGGCACCCCATTGGCCAAAAG AATACAAATGGAAGACCAGGGAGTTCAGCTTTCTACAAAGGTTCTTTCTGTCCAAAATGCCCAGCggaagaggaaactggagattACATCACTCTCTCAAGCGGTTGGACTG GATGCTTTGCTCCAGTCTGTGGATGAAGCTGTTGAGCCTGGAAAGAGGGCCAAGGTGCTGGAGGTTAAAGGTTCAAGCTTACTTGGTGGGAACAAAACCATTCTGATACTGCCATCTG ATGTGGCCAGTCGTTTGCTGAGCAGCTCATTTGAGACCAGAGGGTTGCCACAACTGACACGCTACGACTGTGAGGTCAATGCCCCTATTCAGGACCGTCACTCCTTGCTACAGGGCGAGGAGCTGCTGCGTGCTCTGGACCAAGTTAACTGA
- the hif1ab gene encoding hypoxia inducible factor 1 subunit alpha b isoform X1, whose protein sequence is MNVNDFRPRWRPSFSVVFTRVSSERRKEKSRDAARCRRGKESEVFYELANQLPLPHNVTSHLDKASIMRLTISYLRMRKLLNSCQTKDETVEESELESQLNSFYLKALEGFLMVLSEDGDMVYLSENVCKCMGLTQFDLTGHSIFDFAHPCDQEEVREMLVHRTGSKKTKELNTERSFFLRMKCTLTSRGRTVNIKSSTWKVLHCTGHVRVQEHSDGSGDGGFKEPSITYLVLICEPIPHPSNIEVPLDSKTFLSRHTLDMKFSYCDERITELMGHEPDDLLNRSVYEYYHALDSDHLNKTHHNLFAKGQATTGQYRMLAKKAGFVWVETQATVIYNPKNSQPQCVVCVNYVLSGIVEEDMVLSLQQTMPEKTVEKEKEKEEEEEVQVEKEDNSIMDMMKLFKKDLLACLDSPNNLYEKLKDEPEALTVLAPAAGDTIISLDFNSSDSEIQLLKEVPLYNDVMLPSTNEKTALPLSPLTPSNSSPDLDKMEPGTEDFSFTSTAHRTKDTANTPSSSTSSSEPSSPADYFHVDSDIGSEFKLDLVEKMFATDTEANTDFNTQEMGDLDLEMLAPYIPMDDDFQLHIPSPLDPLPSSPQTGSDINSLFQQSPPRQPSATSTNISLKPEPSPRIPSPLHLLQEVSSIFVTPFNEVSQALDNSPPMGTPLAKRIQMEDQGVQLSTKVLSVQNAQRKRKLEITSLSQAVGLDALLQSVDEAVEPGKRAKVLEVKGSSLLGGNKTILILPSDVASRLLSSSFETRGLPQLTRYDCEVNAPIQDRHSLLQGEELLRALDQVN, encoded by the exons ATGAACGTTAATGACTTTAGACCAAGATGGAGACCAAGTTTCTCTGTTGTCTTCACAAG GGTGAGCTCGGAGCGCAGGAAGGAGAAGTCAAGGGATGCGGCCCGATGTCGCAGAGGCAAGGAGTCTGAGGTATTTTACGAGCTTGCAAACCAGCTGCCCCTGCCCCACAATGTTACCTCTCACCTGGACAAAGCCTCCATCATGAGACTCACCATCAGTTACCTGCGCATGAGAAAACTGCTGAACTCTTGTCAGACTAAAG atGAAACAGTGGAGGAGTCTGAACTGGAGAGCCAGCTTAACAGCTTCTATCTGAAGGCCCTGGAGGGGTTCCTAATGGTTCTATCTGAGGATGGAGACATGGTCTATCTCTCTGAAAATGTCTGCAAATGCATGGGCCTCACACAG TTCGATTTGACCGGCCACAGCATTTTTGACTTTGCACATCCTTGTGATCAAGAGGAAGTAAGGGAGATGCTGGTGCACAGAACTG GGTCCAAGAAAACCAAGGAGCTAAACACAGAACGAAGCTTTTTCCTGCGCATGAAGTGCACACTCACTAGTAGAGGTCGCACCGTCAACATCAAGTCTTCCACTTGGAAA GTTCTTCACTGCACAGGACACGTGCGTGTTCAGGAGCACAGTGATGGTTCTGGGGATGGGGGTTTTAAAGAGCCTTCCATTACCTATCTGGTCTTGATCTGTGAGCCCATACCTCACCCCTCCAACATCGAGGTGCCTCTGGATAGCAAAACTTTCCTAAGCCGCCATACTCTGGATATGAAGTTCTCATACTGTGATGAAAG AATCACAGAGCTGATGGGACATGAGCCAGATGACCTGCTAAATAGGTCTGTGTACGAATACTACCATGCCCTGGACTCTGACCACCTCAACAAGACACATCATAATT TGTTTGCAAAGGGTCAGGCTACCACAGGTCAATATCGCATGCTAGCCAAGAAAGCAGGCTTTGTATGGGTTGAAACTCAAGCCACCGTCATTTACAACCCCAAGAACTCCCAGcctcagtgtgttgtgtgtgtcaactATGTTCTCAG TGGTATTGTGGAGGAGGACATGGTTCTTTCTCTGCAGCAGACCATGCCTGAGAAGACtgtggagaaggagaaggagaaggaggaggaggaggaggtgcaAGTAGAGAAGGAGGACAATTCAATTATGGATATGATGAAGCTCTTCAAGAAAGACCTGTTGGCCTGCTTGGACAGTCCCAACAACCTGTACGAGAAGCTCAAGGATGAACCAGAAGCCCTCACCGTTCTGGCTCCAGCTGCCGGGGACACCATTATTTCACTTGATTTCAACAGCTCAG ACTCTGAAATACAGCTGTTGAAGGAGGTACCCCTTTACAATGACGTCATGCTGCCCTCCACCAATGAGAAAACTGCTTTGCCGCTGTCACCACTGACACCCAGCAATTCCTCTCCAGATTTGGATAAAATGGAGCCTGGAACAGAGGACTTTTCATTCACGTCCACAGCCCACCGCACCAAGGACACTGCCAATACTCCATCTAGCTCCACCAGTTCCTCAGAG CCCAGTAGTCCTGCAGATTACTTCCATGTTGATTCAGATATTGGTTCTGAATTTAAACTGGATTTGGTTGAGAAAATGTTTGCTACTGACACAGAAGCCAACACAGATTTTAACACACAG GAAATGGGAGATCTTGACCTTGAGATGCTCGCCCCATATATTCCGATGGATGATGACTTCCAGCTGCATATCCCCTCCCCTCTGGACCCACTCCCTTCTAGTCCTCAGACTGGTTCTGATATTAACTCTCTTTTCCAGCAGTCACCCCCTCGCCAACCTTCAGCAACCAGTAccaatatttctttaaaaccaGAGCCATCACCCCGCATCCCCTCTCCCCTCCACCTGCTGCAGGAAGTGAGCAGCATCTTTGTCACACCCTTCAATGAGGTCTCACAAGCCCTTGACAACAGCCCACCGATGGGCACCCCATTGGCCAAAAG AATACAAATGGAAGACCAGGGAGTTCAGCTTTCTACAAAGGTTCTTTCTGTCCAAAATGCCCAGCggaagaggaaactggagattACATCACTCTCTCAAGCGGTTGGACTG GATGCTTTGCTCCAGTCTGTGGATGAAGCTGTTGAGCCTGGAAAGAGGGCCAAGGTGCTGGAGGTTAAAGGTTCAAGCTTACTTGGTGGGAACAAAACCATTCTGATACTGCCATCTG ATGTGGCCAGTCGTTTGCTGAGCAGCTCATTTGAGACCAGAGGGTTGCCACAACTGACACGCTACGACTGTGAGGTCAATGCCCCTATTCAGGACCGTCACTCCTTGCTACAGGGCGAGGAGCTGCTGCGTGCTCTGGACCAAGTTAACTGA